From one Actinomyces sp. Marseille-P3109 genomic stretch:
- a CDS encoding RNA polymerase sigma factor: protein MTHEKQDEAVPAPRPRPHQAAQPSAPPAPSHDRDRYLVLRAQDGDINAFEQLVERYQGRLFRTAYMIVRNRHDSEDIVQETLIQAWRSLHLVREPDAFRGWLMRICTNKATSMTRKRQRRATDPYDAESLETASAMAETTSNSTADPAESNEVNAQIEALAGLLASVRPELRIVWVLREVDDMSYEEIAQTLNLTESTVRGRLARARSLVMRQMKEWA from the coding sequence ATGACGCATGAGAAGCAGGACGAGGCAGTGCCGGCGCCTCGCCCGCGTCCACATCAAGCCGCACAACCGAGCGCTCCGCCCGCTCCGTCCCATGACAGGGACCGCTACCTGGTCCTGCGTGCCCAGGATGGAGACATCAACGCCTTCGAACAGCTCGTCGAGCGTTACCAGGGGCGCCTGTTCCGCACCGCCTACATGATCGTGCGGAACCGTCACGACAGTGAGGACATCGTCCAGGAAACCCTCATCCAGGCCTGGCGCAGTCTTCACCTGGTCAGGGAGCCTGACGCCTTTCGGGGCTGGCTCATGCGGATCTGCACCAACAAAGCCACCAGCATGACGCGCAAGCGCCAGCGCCGAGCCACCGACCCCTACGACGCCGAGAGTCTCGAGACCGCGAGCGCCATGGCGGAGACGACGTCGAACAGCACCGCTGACCCGGCCGAGTCCAATGAGGTCAATGCCCAGATCGAGGCACTGGCCGGCCTGCTGGCCTCCGTGCGGCCCGAGCTGCGCATCGTCTGGGTGCTCCGAGAGGTCGACGACATGTCCTACGAGGAGATCGCCCAGACCCTGAACCTCACCGAGTCCACCGTCCGCGGGAGACTGGCACGCGCCCGCTCTCTCGTCATGCGCCAGATGAAGGAGTGGGCATGA